From Bos indicus isolate NIAB-ARS_2022 breed Sahiwal x Tharparkar chromosome X, NIAB-ARS_B.indTharparkar_mat_pri_1.0, whole genome shotgun sequence:
tctctgggtctcTCCATGTTGcttcagatggcattatttcattcttttttatggctaaataatatttcattctattgttttcctctttttctttgtacattgtctttatccattcctctgttgatggatacttaggttgcttccatgtcttgattattgtaaatagtgctgcagtgaacattgcggtgaatgtatcttttgggattatgattttctttaggtatatgcccaggagtgggatatggtagctctgtttttagttttttaaggaacctcctccatactgttttccatagtggttgcaccaatttaccttcctatcaacagtgtaggagggttcccttttctccacaccctttccagcatttactatttgtagactttttgatgatgtccattctgacctgtgtgaggtgatgacttcattgtagttttgatttgcatttctctaataattagcaatgttgagcatcttttcatgtgccttttggccatctgtgtgtcttctttggagaaatgtttatttatatcttctgtcCATGTTttgttggattgtttgttttgatattgaactgtatgagctgtttgtatattttggagattaatcctttgtcatttgtatcatttgcaaatatcttctcccagtatgtaggttgtcttttcattttgtttatggtttcctttgttgtgcgaaagcttttaaatttgattcagttcagttcagttcagttgcttagtcgtgtctgactccttgtgacaccatgaactgcagcatgccaggcctccgtgtccatcatcaactcccggagtttacccaaactcatgtccatcgagtcggtgatgccatctaaccatttcatcctctgtcgtccccttctcctcctgccttcaatttttcccaatatcagggtcttttcaaatgagtcagctcttcacatcaggtggccataatattggcgtttcagcttcaacattagtccttccaatgaacacccaggactggtttcctttaggttggactggttggatctccttgcagtccaagggactctcaagaatcttcttcaacaccacacttgaaaagcatcaattcttcggcactcagctttctttatagtccaactctcacatccatacatgactactggaaaaaccatagcctcaactagatggacgtttgttgacaaagtaatgtctctgctttttaatatgctgtctaggttggtcataactttccttccaaggagtaagttttttaatttcatggctgcagtcaccatctgcagtgattctggagccccccaaaataaagtcagccactgtttccactgtttccccatctatttcccatgaagtgatgggaccagatgccatgatcttagttttctgaatgttgagctttaagccaactttttcactctcctctttcactttcatcagggggctctttagttcttcttctctttctgccataagggtggttaggtcccatttgtttctttttttgtttgtttttatttccattactctaggagacagatccaaaaagatattgctgctatttatgtcaaagagtatcttgcctatattttcctctaggaattctGTAGTACTtcgccttacatttaggtctttaatccattttgagtttatttttatgtatggtattagagaatgttctcatttcatttttttacatgtagctgtccagttttctcagcaccacttaatGAAGAGACTGTGTTTTCTCCATGGAtgatatattcttgcctcctttgtggtagattaattaaccataagtgtgtgggtttatttctgggctttgtaTACtgatccattgatctatatgtctgtttttgtgcctgtaccatatggttttgattactgtagctttgtagtatggtcTGAAGTTgaggagcctgattcctccagctccgtttttctttctcagaattgctATGGTTagtcagagtcttttgtgtttgcatacaagtttaaaatatttttgttctgattctgtgaaaaattccatggtaatttgatagggattgaattgaATATGTTGATTGCCTTGAAAAGATATTAACATTTTTGAAGAGTCCAGGCCAGTTGTCTTAGAGAATTTTTACAACCTGTTTTTGGCTATTTCCTCATAATTAGAGTCAGGTGAAACATTTTGACAAGTGGCCATATCCTTTTTTACAATATGAACTTTCTAGTGTGCAGATAAGTCTGTCCAGAAGGCTCCCCTGATTGTTCCAGAGCTCTTATGTGAAGCTGTCAGTAGCATTACCTAAAATGCaaatcttcactttttttttttttaggtaacggcatgtcttaaattttttttcttttttctctatagGCCGGCCTTTGTAAATCCACTCATTCTTGAAAGCCCAGAGGAAGAAGAGCTCTTTCAACAGGGAGAATGTATATTAATTTGTTCATaataagatataatttaaaaaacatatttactcTGTTGCAGAGGAAATTAAGAGTATGTATGGACTCCACATACCAGTCAAGTGTCCAAAGAGTCCATTCTTTGAACAATTTTATTGATCATACAATATTAAGTaatttgttttctcacttttGATGAAATGCGAGTTGTCTCTTCATGAAATAACTGCTGGTTGGGGCTGTAGGTCAAGGTGATTATAAGTGATCTCACACTGAGTTGATATGATTTCTATCTGAAAGCAAAAAAATCACTGGAAGTTTTATGTAGCCTCAGCAgccttctctgggataaatgtaCAATTTCCAGTGGGCTTTTCAAAATCTGGAAATACTGTGTTTATAGGGTCCTAGGCAGCCCTGGACAGGAACCTTGTGCTGTAGTGTGGCCCTTCTGATCATAGCTTTTATTGTCCCCTGTTGCAGTGAACAAGGGGAGAAGGGTCGCCTTTAGCTCCACGTCATTACTGAAAATGGCCCCCACTGCCGAGGAGAGGACAACCATACATGAGATGTTTCTTAACACGCTGGATCCAAAGTAAGTTAGGATGGTGAgattctgggttgggaaagtAGGCCTTTTCCAGAGCTACCCTTGCTCTTTTGGGTggtgtttggaaatattttaccTTTCTGCAGTAGAACCATGGCATTGACAGGGTTTCCTCAATCTCCATTTGCACAGGACTATAAGTTTTCGAAGTCGAGTTTTGCCTGCTAATTCAGTGTGGATGGAGAATTCAAAACTCAAGAGCTTGGATATTTGCCACCCTCAGGTATTGGAACTTAGTGAAGAATCTTCTGAACAGGATAACTAGGACTCATGACACTCATCTAAGATTTGACCTGCTTTTCAAGACTGTCCTCTGTTCTATGGCATTGTTAATTCCTTATTCTGTAGATTTGGATAGTCACAAGcttgtatttattaatatttatcttatGTCCTATAGGAGCGGAACATTTTCAATCGAATCTTTGGTGGTTTCCTTATGAGGAAAGCATATGAACTTGGATGGGCTACTGCTTGTAACTTTGGGTGAGTTAAATTTAAGGTAGTCTTAACTCCTGAGAAGCCGTTTATACTACCACACTCGGGGAAACATTTTGGACCAGTCTAAATGGGTTTGGTAATATATGGTGTTTTTAAATAAGTGCTACACTGGTTCCAGatgggtttgttttttatttaaaattttttattggaatgtaattgctttacaatgttgcattgatttctgctgtacaatgacatgaattagctataagtgtacatatatcccctccctcttaagcctcccactccactccccttctccccatctaggtcatcacaaagcaccaagctgagctccttgtgttataaGCAGTTTCTTACTAGctgctattttacatgtggtagtgtatatatatatatatcggagaaggcaatggcaccccactccagtactcttgcctggaaaatcccatggatggagaagcctggtgggctgcagtccatggggtcgcgaagagtcggacatgactgagcgtcttcactttcacttttcactttcctgcattggagaaggaaatggcaacccactctagtgttcttgcctggagaatcccagggacgggggagcctggtgggctgccatctatggggtcgcacagagtcggacatgactgaagtgacttagcagcagcagcagcagtatatatatgtcagtgctgctcttccaattcgtcccactctctccttcccctgatcTTCATTTTAGAAAGCTCTTGCTCTGATGCTGTCAGTCAGTACATTAAAGACCTGCTGAGAAAAAGGGGTGATGACACGCAGCAGGGAAAAGATGATTTTGGCACTGATCTGATCACAGTGACATCTCTTACCATTCCTTACTGGTGTGATTATTTCCTCCTCCTCTAGGTTTCTTCTTTGATCTTTTGAAGTTTGCTTTAGAGGATTATTAGGGGAAAACTAGAGATCATCTGAATTTTGCAGTTGACCCCAAGTATTATCTTTCCCTGATAGTGGTTCCCGACCATTTATAGTTGCTGTGGATGATATCATGTTTCAGAAACCTGTTGAGGTGGGATCATTGCTGTTTCTTTCTGCACAGGTAGGTGTGTGATGAGACAGGGAAATATACTCTTTTATTATTTGGGCTTAAAAGAGAGGCTTTTGTATTCTAAAGCCACCATTTGTCTTATGACtgctttcttccctcttcctgatGCAACTGACTAACTATCATGTCCCTAATCACTTAGGTCTGCTTTACTCAGGGGAATTACATTCAAGTCAGAGTTCACAGTGAGGTGGCCTCTCTTCAGGATAAAGAGCATATGACCACCAATGTCTTTCATTTCACGTTCATGTCGGAAAAGGAAGTGCCCTTGGTTTTCCCCAGAACATATGGAGGTAAGTGACAATGACTGCTTGTCCCTAACAAGGGGAACTTTCAAAGATAGTTTTCTCCTTTTAGGTTGTTGTAAGAAGTACTCTGATGCCCATCTGCCCGAGTGCATGTCTTTAAGGGATTGTGCTTTTGAGATTGTGCAGCCCCGAAGGTCAGGGTGCCTCATGGCCCTCAGGTGGCCATTGCTGTTCTGCCTGCCTGGCCATTGTCTGAAGGGCTGGTGCCAGTGCAAGCAGCCACTGGTGGTTAGGACTGGTCCTGCCAAAGGGCTGGAGTTAAGGCCTACTCCCTGGGGTATGCGGCCCGTTCTCTGGCCCAGCATTGCATGCCTGGTGTCAAGTTTGCATTCCCATTGCTGTCCCAGTGTTCCCAGGTGGTCTTGTGTTTGTACAATAATTTTCTTAGGTTTCTCCAGGGCTCTTTCTCTCTTGTGTTCCAGAGTCCATGTTGTATTTAGATGGGCAGCGGCATTTCAAATCTATGAGTGCACCAGTGACCTTGAAAAGGAACTACGTGGTCGAGCCCTAGGAAGACTGCTCTTGTTGAAGCCCAGCACCCCGCAGTGACACAGATCCGGATGAAGGCCTGAGCGAGTGTATTGGTTTTAGTGTTTATTCTCATCTTCCATGGAGATGAAGGATATATTCAGCTTTTAGGATGGTCAGAAAAGAGGAATGAGAAATGGCTCGGTggggcagaggaagaaagaattattgaataataaatacttttaagaatttaaattgtGAAGCTACCATGTTGTCTCCTGTCTGCTCAGGAAATGAGGGCAGAATGCCTTTTTATGTGGCTGGACACACAGTGTTTTTACACATATTGCAGCTGTCAGTTGACATGGTTTCCTGCCCAGGCATTTGGAGGGCATTTGTTAAACCTGACCTGTACTGCAGTTCCCCTATGTTGTTTAAATCCTATCTACCCTATGTGATTCCTTTGTAATTTTACCTCTTTATATTTCCCAGCTTTTGTTGTTAGCAGAGGACAGATGAAAAGTTGAAGTGAAGGGATTCAACAAAAGACACAGCATTTGTAAGAATCTGTGGGACACTTTAGATCGGAAACCATACCAAGAGGAGGAGTTCACAGATGGTCTAGATCAGGAGATGCAGGACCAAATGTTCCTTCTTCCACTGACCTGACAGGTCTTCAGTACACTCTGCTAGGGGCTAGGAATCTTATATCTGatgaaaaaatatgaacagtAATGGTAATAGCAGCTGCTTATGCTTCTGGAGCTTGTCTGTGCTACATAGGCATTCTGCGAAGTGCGTGATGCGTATCAGCCCATTTGCTGCTTTCACTGACACCATGAGGTAGGCTGTGTAACCCGCTCATTGGGTTCGGGCACTCAAGaatctgaagcacagagaggttaataaCCTGCTTAGGCTCCTTCAGCTGGTCTATGGTGCTGCTGGGATTCATAACCAGGTAGTGTGGAGCAGGGTACTGCTTTCTGGGAATGTAGCAAGGGAGGTTATGCCTAGTAtcacagagccacctggaaacccAAAGGGACGTATTCCCATGAGTCTGCGGCCAAGACCCAGTTTCTTCTTTGATTGAAGTTGATCAagtacagaagagagaaaaaccaGGCTGCACAGAGGGGAAAAAGTCACCTCTGAAAAGATGTTCCCGGGAAAGAAACAGTGTGGGTTCTAGAATGGCTGTCACAAACTTGGCTCTCTGCTTCTGAATTGGCtgtagtactttttttttttttttattctgttaatgtaATGTTTATTGAAACCACAGTTACATGAATGAGTACTTCTGGCATAAATAGTCATGGGAACAAACAGCTGCTCTGGAGGTGGGCAGTTGGACTCATGGCACCCAGTGTGTGCCACATTGTAAGCTTGCTTGCATCTAtcttccttcccctgcccccgGCCCCCTGAGCTGTATTATCAATACTACCATCCTGAGTTTCACCTGGCCCTTCAGTACTGCATTTTGCAGATCTGTCTATAACCTGGTGGGGTCCCTGAGCTGCCTGGTGGGAAGAAGGGACAGCCCTGCGGAGTTGTCTGAATGTGTTAATAAGCAGAGTTCAGTTGAGAGACCCACTGCATGTTGATATATAGCTTGTACATTATGCATTTAACTGCTTATTGCTGTACATGGAAGCTTTTGTAAGAAGTTTTCTTCCTGTTGTGGGAAATGTTGCAGTTAATATCCTAAAGCTAAAACATTTAATTCTTaagttgttttctttggaaaattgttGATAAGTGATCTGTATGTCAAAATAGTATGCGCAAGACTTTGAATATGTATTTCAAGTAATTCTCTAACAGTTGAACACATTCATTTAACTTATTAGCAATTTTCCTGAATTTGactgaattttaacttttattttttttaaatatttttttttgatggggaccatttttaaagtctttattcaatttgttacaatactgcttctattgttttttatgttttggttttttggctacttgacatgtgggaatcttagctccccaactagggTTCAGACCCGcacccctgctttggaaggtgaagtttcaaccactagaccaccagggaagtccctattctttagttttaaaaacatctttgccATTTCAATAGgtgaaaaatgacatttgttAATTGCTTTCTTTGAATTCTACTCAGATTGAACTTTTAagtatcgtttttttttttttttttcagttaaataaCTTGAGTAATTTTGGATATCAGATTTTAAGTCAAATTATGTTGTCTGCCAGTAACAGTTTTAATATTATAAGAGCTAGAGATTTTAATACAGGACTTTGAGAAGATGAGATGAAGCAAACTCTGAAGGATACACAGTAGGTTCTTGGTGTTCAGTGTTTTGTCCCTCTTCTGTGAGGATAAGCGGACTTTCAGCCAGTACCAGTCCTGCTGCTGGTCTAGCGCAGAACTTGCTGAAATGGGTGGGACATAGTTTTATATTGACTAGTCCATGTGCCCCATTTTACATCAGGCATTATTACCATGTTCTTACTTTTTGCTCAGGTAGTTCTTCACTGGGAAGTCTTCAAGGATGATGTCTTTATTGTTAGTTTTCTTAAAAGAGTTCACTTCACATTACTGTGCTCTGCACTGTGTTGTGTGTGTCCACAGGAGGCTGTGGCTCCATTTCTCGTGGTAACCAGAGTGTTCTACGTGGCTATGTGTTCCCTTTGCTACCTGCATTCTCTGTATCTtctgctctttctcctctctgggaATAGAGTCAGTAACTTGATTCCTGAAGAACTGAAGGTtgccctccagccccaccccaggaaattcaccattttatttttcatttctatgagTTTGGGCAGAGAAAAAGACTTGTCATCTTTCAAAAGACACATTTGATTCTGTGGCATGGCTGGGCTCATCTGAGAGGTTCTATTGCTCTTTGCGGTGTTGGCTGGCATCACTCAGGCAGCTGTGTTCAATTAGGAGCTCTTCTGGGGCTAGAACAGCTGGCCCATCAGCTGGGGCTGCTGGAATGGGTCGGGGGCCAGCCAGGCCTCTCTGAACAGGCTAGTTCAATTTCTTATATGCTGTCTTATGGGCTCCATGAGCAACCAGCCAGATTCCTAGCTCCTAACTGTGTCATCATCTGCCTCTCAAAGTCATTTCTGTGAAGAGTGATCATGGTGTCATGGAAGTTCCCAAAGGTGAGCACTGGAAAGAAGCTATCAGTTGAATGATTGAGAGGTCgctggtaagaaaaaaaatggtttcaaAAAGCAATGGTGTCTAGGGCTGGGTGGAATGAGGCTGAGTAATTCCAAGCATGCAACTCTCTTTTCTGGGTGAAGTCCTTGAACTCTGATGAGATGCTCTTTGATAaacattttatgtgtttatattaTAAACAGTTTAGTACAATtgagattttataaaatttcctataaatattttatttacaagaAACATTGGGAGGCACTTGCATCAGATAGCCCTCCTCTGGTAGTTTATGATGCGTATTAACTTAAATAAGACTTTGAAAAGTAGGGCCATTAGAACAgctctttaactttttaaaccagcttttgtGAAACTTGTTTGATTAAGGACTTTGTTGTCATTGTTAATACCTATGAATAAATGGAACATAttagactattgagagtcccatgaactgcaaggaaatccaaccagtccattctaaaggagatcagtcctgggtgttctttggaaggaatgatgctaaagctgaaactccagtactttggccacctcatgcgaagagttgactcattggaaaagactctgatgctgggaggtattgggggcaggaggaagaggggacgacagaggatgagatggctggatggcatcaccgactcgatggacttgagtttgagtgaactccgggagttggtgatggacagggaggcctggcgtgctgcaattcatggggtcacaaagagatggacacgactaaactgaactgaacagaagataAGGTGTTTTAATAGCTTTTACAAAGCCATGATTATACTCTGTATTTTGTAACCTGAAAAGGCGTATGTATATTGTCCAAGGGGGAAAATATGCCCTTTTTTGCTATGGAGAATCAAGTATTATGTTTcttaacaaatttatttatttttataatttttttttaacaccaaataCATTtcgtattgggatatagccaattaacagtgttttgGTACTTgcaggtgaacagcagagggactcagccatacatatacatgtatcttaaaaacaaatttagagCAGCATTTTAGATCTGACTGACTTTTTATCACTTTCCAGTGTTGGcagtcttgcttttttttttatgtttacttatttagtctattttgatttttggccttgccacatgactagcaggatcttagttccctaaccagggatcgaatccatgcccttggcaatgaaaacggggagtcctaaccactggacccacagGGAATTCCCAGTCTTGGTTATAAGTTTtttatcttgaaagtgaaagtcagtcatgtctgactctttgtgaccccatggactatacagtccatggaattctctaggccagaatactggagtgggtagcctttcccttctccaggggatcttcccaacccagggattgaacccaggtctcccttattgcaggtggattcttcactagctGAGCAGAAGTGTAATTTCTTGCTGTCACTGctgatattttataaaacattaacaCATAACAGTGCATTTAACTTAAAATTCtgagtagctcagctggtaaacaaccatggtttgattcctgggttgggaagatcttttggagaagggataggctacccactccagtattcttggacttccctggtggctcagacagtgaagaacccatctgcagtgtgagaaacctgggttctgtccctgggttgggaagatcctgtttAGGAGggcatgaccacccactccagtattcttgcctgaagaatccccatggacagaggagcctggccggctactgtccatggggtcacaaagagtgagacactactgagcgactaagcatgcatacacacaatcTTCTAGCATTATGCCCCATTTACAAATgtgaagaggaaggcagaaggaTATACAATAGGAAGCTGGTGAAGGTTAGTTTATAAGGTATTTGTGTCCATTCTGATAGAATACAAGTTTGTGTTATTCAATTTCTGTACAAGAGCTTCAGGCTCAAATTCAGTGATGTATGCTTTAATGTGAAAACATTTGGAAATAATTGCCAGTTGTCTAGGGGCCTCTGCAGTGGCTGagcagagagggcaatggcaccccactccagtactcttgcctggaatatcccatggatggaggagcctggtgggctgcagtccatggggtcgctaagattcagatacgactgagtgtcttcactttcacttttcactttcatgcattggagaaggaaatggaaagccactccactgttcttgcctggagaatcccagggacaggggagcctggtgggctgccgtctatggggtcgcacagagtcggacacaactgaagtgacttagcagcagcagcagcagaagtggctgagtggtgaagaagctgcctgctaagctggagacatgggtttgatccctggggcaggaacatcccttggaggaggaactaacaacccactccagtgttcttgcctgggaaatcccatagaggagcctggtgggctacagtccatggggtcacaaagagtcggacacgactaagcatacATGCACGGATTCTTTATTTGGCTACATAGAATCCCATAGCAACTTGTATTAACATATTAATACCTGTAATATATAATACTAATGTGCAGTGTGGCAAAATATCAGTCACAAGATGTAATcatcataaaatttttatatatggctAATACATATTGGATTCTTAGCACTGTGCTAATGGcatcaaaatgtattttctcacttaatccttacaaTCAGCTTTTGAGGTCAACACCATTATTACCCactttttcagatgaggaaagcgAGACAGAGGAAACTAACTTGCCACAGCTTATCTTGTAACTGTATAGAGGTAGGAATAGGTGCTGTAGACCCACACTATGTCTAGAAGCTTTACCACATAACATTTTCTCAGCTAGTGTGATAAGAGTTAACTtgtgatttatatatatgtaaatatgcattGGAATATAATTGGGTCTCAACCATAAGAGATGAGGATGGTTGACTTATTTGGGACATTTAcaagaagtatttatttttggctgtgctgggtcttcattgccgagcaggcttttctctagttgcagcgagccgaggctactctctagttggagtgcacaggcttctcattgtggtaacttctcttgttgaggagaaTGGGCTCTAGGATGCGTGGGCTGCAGTAGTGGTGGTTCCTGATCTCTAGAGTACAGGCTGAGTCGTGGTGCACGGAattagttgctttgtggcatgtgagatcttggaTCAGTGATAggacccatgtcttctgcattggcaggtggattctttataactGAGCCCCCGGGCATTTAACTTGCTCTTAGAGACAAACTTTTGGTACAGTTGTGATTCACTCTCTAAAGTGACTTGTGAatgttttctctccctcccttggcAACAAATaatgaactattttaaaatagataatagtAAAGAGAGATTAGGGATTTGGCAAGTTGAAAAACGGATTTAAGGACCCTTGAAGAGTCACTGCCTCTAGATAAAACTGTTTTATCATGGGATTATTTTGCTCTAAGGGGATCAATCTGAGGTGGATTTGGCGTCCTTTGGTCCAGTGGGGGG
This genomic window contains:
- the ACOT9 gene encoding acyl-coenzyme A thioesterase 9, mitochondrial, whose amino-acid sequence is MRRAALRLCTLSKGLLAPSRGLTQESQNPENVFHIREVRDKLREIVGASTNWRDHVKAMEERKLLHSFLAKSQKGLPPRTMKDSYIEVFLPLGSQPELREKYLTVQNTVRFGRILEDLDSLGVLICYMHNKIHSAKMSPLSIVTALVDKIDMCKKNLSPEQDIKFSGHVSWVGKTSMEVKMHMFQLHGNDFSPVLDATFVMVARDSENKGPAFVNPLILESPEEEELFQQGELNKGRRVAFSSTSLLKMAPTAEERTTIHEMFLNTLDPKTISFRSRVLPANSVWMENSKLKSLDICHPQERNIFNRIFGGFLMRKAYELGWATACNFGGSRPFIVAVDDIMFQKPVEVGSLLFLSAQVCFTQGNYIQVRVHSEVASLQDKEHMTTNVFHFTFMSEKEVPLVFPRTYGESMLYLDGQRHFKSMSAPVTLKRNYVVEP